In the Mesorhizobium sp. M1D.F.Ca.ET.043.01.1.1 genome, ATTCATAATGCGGAGAGGTGGCGCCTCATCCCTAATTTATCAAGCCGGCATGCTTCATGGCCGCGTCGAGCTTCTCCGCGGTCGAGGCCTCGACCGTCACCAGCGGCGAGCGGACCACGTTCTCGACCTTGCCCAGCTTCGACAGCGCGTATTTGGCGCCGGACACGCCGGGCTCCATGAAGATCGCCTTGTGCAGCGGCAGGAGACGGTCCTGCAGCTCGAGCGCCTTGGCGCTGTCGCCGGAGAGCGTCGCTTCCTGGAATTCGGCGCAGAGGCGCGGGGCGACATTCGAGGTCACCGAAATGCAGCCGACGCCGCCATGCGCGTTGAAGCCGAGCGCCGAGGCATCCTCGCCGGAGAGCTGGATGAAATCCTTGCCGCAGGTCATGCGCTGCTCGGAGACGCGCTCGACCTTGCCGGTCGCATCCTTGACGCCGGCGATGTTCTTGAAGTCGTGGCGCAGCCGGCCCATCGTCTCCGGCGTCATGTCGATCACCGAGCGTGGCGGAATGTTGTAGATGATGATCGGCAGCCTGGTTGCCCTGGCGACAGCGGCGAAATGCTCGTAGAGGCCGCGCTGCGTCGGCTTATTATAGTAGGGCGTGACGACCAGGGCAGCATCGGCGCCGGCCTTTTCGGCGTATTGCACCAGCCCGACGGCTTCCTCGGTGTTGTTGGAGCCGGCGCCGGCCACGACCGGCACCCTGCCCTTGGCCACCTCGATGCAGACCTTCACGACTTGGCGGTGCTCGTCATGCGACAGCGTCGGCGACTCGCCGGTGGTGCCGACCGGGACGAGGCCCTTGGTGCCCTCCGCGATCTGCCATTCGACAAACGCCCGAAAGGCTTTCTCGTCGAAACGCCCGCTCTTTTCGAACGGTGTGACGAGCGCGGTCAGCGAGCCTCTCAGCATATTGTCCAAACTCCCTTGGGACTTTTTGGGGTTGTTGATCCGTTAGTTCGCGCGCCTTCTAACCGAAAGCGAAGCCGCGCACCATAGTCTCGACATGGTTCAGCGGCAAGCATCGCAATAATGCCAGCAGGGGGAATTCGAACGGCCTCCATAACCTTTTGTTTACGAGCCTTTGACGACCTAAGTTTAGGCTTCGGGACCGGACCTTCAGCGTCCCTGCCTGCTGACAACGTGCTGGGGTAAGAAACAATGCCGACGGGGCGGCCTCATCTCTTCGCGCTTCTCAGCGCGGTCGTCGCGCTGATGCCGGGGATGGCAATCGGCGGCAGCGTCGACGTGCGCGTGACGGCGGCGATCCCCGTTCCCGAGGCGTACGCCTCGGGCGAGACGCAGCCCTCCCCGGCCAGCATAGCCCAGTTGAAGAGCGGCCTCGACGCCTTGGCCGCCAACAACATCGCCGGCGCCCGCAACGCGCGCGACACGCTGCCAGCCACCTCGCTCGACAAACATATCCTGGCCTGGGCGATCGCGCTCTATGGCGGCGGCCAGGTGCCGAGCGGCGAGATCGCCGACGCGGCCAAGATGCTGCCCGGATGGCCGGGCACGATCGCGCTGCGCAAGAACAGCGAACGCGCGCTCTATCGGGAGAACCCGCCGCCGCAAATTGTGATGCAGGCCTTCGGCCGCAGCCAACCGCTGACGCCGGAAGGGGTGATGACCCTCGCCCGTTCGCAGGTGGCGCTGGGCAATGCCGCGGCGGCGCGCGCGGTGCTGGTGCCTTTCTGGCGCAGCGAGAAGCTGGAAGCGAAGGACGAAACCGCTTTTATCAAGGAATTCGGCGCGCTGATCCCGGCGGCCGATCATCGTTACCGCATGGAGCGCATGTTCTATGCCGACAGGCCGGACTCGGCGCTGCGCGTCGCCGCCCTTGCCGGCGCCCAGCCAATGGCGGATGCCTGGGCGGCCGCCGACAGGGGCGACAAGAACACGGTGAAGCTGTTGAAGGCGGTGCCCGTGGGGCAGCGTTCGGCCGCCTATTTCTTCGCCGAGACCGAATATCTGCGCAAGCAGCAGAAGTTCGCGGAAGCCGCGGCGGTTCTGATGAAGGCGCCGACCGACCGCGACGCGCTGGTCGATCCCGATGCCTGGTGGGCGGAGCGCCGCGTTCTTTCGCGCGAGCTGGTCGACCAGGGCGACGTGAAAACCGCCTACAAAATAGTCTCCATGCATGCGTCAGAGAGCCCGGCAAGCGCCGCGGAAGCCGAATTCCATGCCGGCTGGTACGCGCTGCGCGGCCTGAACGACCCGGCGACCGCGGCCACGCATTTTTCGCGCATCGCAGACATGGCGCAGGGACCGGTGTCGCTGTCGCGCGCCTATTACTGGCTTGGCCGCGCCGCGGAAGTCGGCGGTCCGGGCAATGCCAAGGACTACTTCACCCGCGCGGCCGCTTACGGCACGACCTTCTATGGCCAGCTCGCCGGCGAGCGCGTGGGCTTGAGGACCCTCAACATCGCCTATCCCAAGCCCAGCGCCGCCGACCGCCAGAGCTTCGAGGGCCGCGAGGCGGTGAACGCGATCAAGCGGCTGCAGGAGGCGGGCTACGATCGCTACGCCGAAACGCTCTACCGCGACCTTGCGGGACAGCTGACCAGCCCCGGCGAGCTTGCGCTGCTGGCGGTGCTCGCCGAAAAGCAGGGCAATCATTTCATGGCGCTGAAGGTCGGCAAGATCGCCGCCCAGCGCGGCATCGATGTCGGCGCGCTGTCGCATCCGCTCGGCGTCATCCCCGATTCGGCCAATATCTCGGGCTCCGGCAAGGCGTTGGCCTATGCCATCGCCCGCCAGGAAAGCGAGTTCAACATCGGCGCGATTTCCAGCGCCGGCGCGCGCGGCCTTCTGCAATTGATGCCGGGCACCGCCAAGCAGCTGGCGAAGAAGGCCGGCATGACCTTCTCGCAGGCGCGGCTGACGACCGACGCCGGCTACAACGCGACACTCGGTTCAGCCTTCCTCGGCGAGCAGCTCGACCGCTTCAACGGCTCCTACGTGCTGACCTTCGCCGGCTACAATGCCGGCCCCAACCGCGCCGCCCAGTGGGTGGCGAAATACGGCGACCCGCGCGGCAGGGACGTGGATGCCGTCGTCGACTGGATCGAGAGGATTCCCTACACGGAAACAAGAGGTTACGTGCAACGCGTGATGGAGAATTACGAGGTCTACAAGATGCGTATTTCAGGCAAGTACGACATCGTCGGAGATCTGGTGAACGGGCGGAGTTGAGCGCCTCTCCTTCTCCCCTTGTGGGAGAAGGTGGCCGCGAAGCGGCCGGATGAGGGGTGTTCCAGCTTGGCAATGCCCTTTTCCAGCCAGGATATATGGCGACAGATCGCCGCCGCATTCCTTCCAGCACCCCTCATCCGTCTCGGCGCTGCGCGCCGATCCACCTTCTCCCACAAGGGGAGAAGGGAAAGCCTGCCATTTGACGACGCCTGCCCTCGCCTGTAGCTGTCGGTCACCTCAGCGAGGAGCAGCATCGCGATGTCGAACGACGACGGCTTTTCCGACTTCTTCTACGCCGCATCCGATGGGCTGAAGCTCCATGCGCGAATCTATAGCGAAACGAACACCGATGGCTGGCCTGTCGTCTGCCTGCCCGGCCTGACGCGCAATGCCCGCGACTTCCATGAGTTCGCCCTCTACCTTTCCAGCAAGGCGAAGGGACCGCGCAAGGTCATCGCTTTCGATTATCGCGGCCGTGGCCAGTCCGACTATGATCCCGACATCACCCACTATAATGTCGGCATCGAGGCCGGCGACGTGCTCGCTGGCTTGTCGGAGCTTGGCATCGCAGAGGCTGTCTTCATCGGCACCTCGCGCGGCGGCCTGATCATCCACGTGCTCGGCGCGTTGAAACCCGCCGTGCTGAAAGCGATTGTCCTCAACGACATCGGCCCGGTGATCGAGGCGCAAGGCCTCGCCCAAATCCGCGCCTACCTTGACCGTGCGCCGAAACCGAAGACATTCACCGAGGCGGTCGACGCTCAGCGGCGCGTGCATGGCGCCAGCTTTCCGGCACTTACCGATGCCGACTGGGCGCGGATGGTTAGCGCCATCTGCCGCGACACGGATGCCGGACTGGTACCGGATTTCGACCCGGCGCTGGTCGATACGGTGGCCGACGTCGACTTCAGCAAGCCGCTGCCGGACCTGTGGCCGCAATTCGACGCGCTTGCCGCCGTGCCGATGCTCGCCATCCGCGGCGACAATTCGAAGCTGTTGTCCGCCGCGACGCTCGAGGCGATGGGAAAGCGTCATCCCGGCATGGAGGCAATCACGGTCGAAGGCCAGGGACACGCGCCCTTCCTGGAAACCGGCAACCTGCCGCAGGAGATTGCCGATTTCCTCGATCGCGCTGAAGATAAGTCAAAATAAGTAAAGCCCGAGACTAACTCGGCCTCAGGCTCGTCGCTGAAATATAGTTTTTCGCTTGCGTGCCGGCGCGCGGCGTCCGCCTATTTGCCCTTCGAGCTCTTGCGACGCGCCTTCGCCGGCTCCGGTCCGCTCTCCTTGCGAGCGGCTTTGGGCGGCGACGACGTGGTCAACGGGGACGCAAAGACCGAGCTCTCCGCCGGGCGCGGCGCCTCGTCGGCGCGCGGTTTTTCGAGCACGACGACGCAACCGTCGAGGTCGTTGGTGGCGAGATGCGCGTAACGCATGGTCATCGACAACGTCTGGTGGCCGAGCCACATCTGCACACGCCGGATGTCGATGCCGCCCTGAACAAGTCGCGAAGCGCAAGTGTGGCGCAGGATATGCGGCACCACCTGCTCGTCGGCGCCGAGACCGACCTCGGCCTTCGCCTCGTTCCAGATGGCGCGGTACTGCGCCTGGCTGAGCTTGGTGAATGGGCCCTTCGGCCGGCGGCCTTCGGTCGTCGGCGGCAGCTTTATCACTTCCTTGACGCGTTCGGTCATCGGGATGGTGCGGCTGCGGCCGGATTTGGTGATCCAGAAGGAGACGCGATGTTCCTGGATGTCGTTCCAGATCAGCCCGAGCGCCTCGCCGAGGCGGCAGCCGGTATCGACCAGAAAGACCGAAAGCCTGTAGGCATCCTCGCTGCGGCTCCTGATGGCGGCGAACAGCCTTGCTTCTTCGTCCCTTTCGAGGAAACGAATCCGTCCCGCCCGCTCCTTCTGGCGGCGGAACTCGGGCAGGCTGTGGATATCTCCCATCTTATGAGCCTTGCGCAGCAGCTTGCTGAGTGCAGCCATCTTGCGATTGATGGTTGCGTTGCTGTTCCCGCGCTGACGCAAGGTACCGATAAGATTGTCCAGGGTGTTCTGGTCAAAGGTGCTGAAACGCTCTCCCAGAAGGATCTCGTCTATTTCACCGATGAACGAGCTGACATTGTATTTATGCCGCCCATCATCCCAGAGTATGTCCCGGTATGCTGTAAAGAGCTCACTGACCCTGTACGATCTTACTTCTCTGATCTTGTTGTAGGTGTACCTAAACTTCGAATTCTGAGAAGAAAATACCGCAAATTGACCAGAGGGCTCCCCCTCTTGAATCGCTTCGTTCGACATTTTTAGCCACACCCCCTGTGGTTAAGCCTTCAGCCCTAACCGTTCGGAGATGTCCTTTCAAGAGTTTTCGAATCTTGCAGCCGACCACATCCGCCAGTGGCGGATCCCACAAAGTCGCTCCACAGACCCGATCAGCTTACCGTTTCACCCCCATCCTTTCGTTTGCCTCGACCAATCGCGAAAACAAAAACGGCCCGGGCGTTGATGCGCCCGGGCCGGATTTCAGATGTAGCAGTCCAGCCCTTAGAAGGAGCGCTGGAAGCGGAGCATGCCACCGATGGCGTCGTCGCCACTAGCAATACCGGTCCAGTTGTGATTCGTGCCAAGGGTATCGGGATCGCCGATTTTGCCTGCATTGACGTAGTCAACTTCGGCCGTAACCGTGAGGCCGGGAACGATGTCGTAGGCGATGTTGGCGGCGATGCCGAGGTTCTCACCTTCGTCATACGACACCTGAGCGTTGAACGAGGTCTTCTCGTTGAACTTGTAGGTGCCACCGCCCCAGACTGCCCAGTTGCCGTCCCACTGCTTGTAGAAGCCGCGGCCACCAGCCGGGAGCGCATACGTCGGGTCACTGTAGTTGTCATCGGTGCCGTAGCCGCCGATGATGAACAGCGAGATCGCGTCGTTGACGTTGACGTCCAAGCGGACCTTGCCGGCAACTTCTTCATAGTTGCTGTCGTAGGCAATGACGCCGGTGATGGCGCCCCAGCCTTGGGTCCACTTCACGCCGCCGACGACATGCGGAACATAGCTGTCGATCGTGCCCACGCCGTACTGACCAAAAGTACCGTCGCCCGCGCCTTCTTCGAGCGAGATCACGGCCGAGAACCCGTTGCCGGCGTCGAAGTAGTACTGGACGACGTTGGTGTCGAAGTCGCCGTACGGAACCAGCGTATCCTGGATGACGTTGCCGGCATAGCCGATGAACGTGTTGAAGGCCGATTCGTCCTTACCGACGCGCAGGCCACCGAGCTGGATCCAGGCGAAGTTCAGCGACACCGTGTCGCCGTTGCCGGCCGGATTGCCATAGAAGGTAGCGTAGCGGTTGTTGTTCTGGAAGTTGAAGCGGGTCTCGGTGTAGGTCTTCAACGTGCCGAGCTCGGTTTCCTGACCGGTCCAGGTCTTCAGCGCGAAGCGAGCGTGCTTAAAGAAAGTGTCCTGCGTGTCGCCATCCTTCACGTCACGGGACTCCGCGCCGTCGAACGAACCGACGTCGCCAACGCCGATGTCGTAACGGACATAGCCGCCGATGCGCAGGCAGGTCTCGGTGCCGGGGATGTAGAAGTAGCCCGAACCGTACACGTCGCAGATCTTGACGTATTCAGCCGGTTCCGGCTCGGCGACGGTCACCGCGTCGGCGGCGCGGGCGCCCGAAACTGCGATCAGGGCCGCAGCTGAGCCGAGAAGAAGGCTCTTGATGTTCATTTTCTGACCTCCAGTCAAAAGTTAAAAAACGGGTCTGGGTATTTTTTGCTGAAGGACAGCGTTCCCTGCCCCATCCCCACTTACCGAAAAAGATGCGCACCGCGCCGCTCCTTCGAACGTGACCTTTACCCAGGCGGCGGCGGCGTTCAACCATGATCGTATCGGCGAAAGCCCCATCCGGGCGCTATCCCCGGACGTTGTTGCACAAATGACACGATTTGGCCTCACTCCGAAAGTTCTCATTAACCAATAAGGCCTTGCAGCCCGTCGAATCCGGCGATGGGCGGCCGAAATTGCGGCGCCAGCTGCGAGTCGCCGGGCAGGGAATCGCCATGGAATCGCCGCATGGCTCCGCCCGCCTGGCTGCACCATGCCGAATTTTCGGCGATAATAGCGCCGGCTTGTTGATTGTGCCGGCGCTTTTCTTTATCCCAGCGGCGCGACGGAGAGGTGGCCGAGTGGTCGAAGGCGCTCCCCTGCTAAGGGAGTAGAGGTCAAAAGCTTCTCGTGGGTTCGAATCCCATCCTCTCCGCCATCCTGCTTCGCTCTCCGAGCTACGCAGGACAAGCTCCAACCGTTCGTGCGAAGCAGGATGGCGGAGAGGATGCCCTCCGAAGCCTTGGCGAAGGAGGGCCGGTCCGTGTGGTACGTCTATCTGCTTGAGAGCGAGGCTTTGGAAGGCGAGCGCTATATCGGCATAACGTCCGATTTGAAGAAGCGGATTGCCGATCACAACGCCGGAAAGTCCAGTCACACTTCCAAATTTCTCCCCTGGCGAATCGTGACCTACGTGGCCTTTTCAAGCCGAGCAAAGGCGACTTCATTCGAGCGCTATCTCAAATCGGGATCCGGACACGCGTTCGCCAGCAAACGCCTTTGGTAGGATTCACCAGAGCAAAAAATGTAGCAATAGCAAAGCACTGGCAGTGATGGCCGTCGAATGAACTCGGCCCTTCCGTTCGATTCTGACTGGAGGTCAGAAAATGAACATCAAGAGCCTTCTTCTCGGCTCAGCTGCGGCCCTGATCGCAGTTTCGGGCGCCCGCGCCGCCGACGCGGTGACCGTCGCCGAGCCGGAACCGGCTGAATACGTCAAGATCTGCGACGTGTACGGCTCGGGCTATTTCTACATCCCCGGCACCGAGACCTGCCTGCGCATCGGCGGCTATGTCCGCTACGACATCGGCGTCGGCGACGTCGGCTCGTTCGACGGCGCGAGGTCGTTCGACCACCAGGACGGCGACGACCAGGCCACCTGGTACAAGAACACCCGCTTCACGCTGAAGACCTGGACCGGCCAGGAAACCGAGCTCGGCACGTTGAAGACCTACACCGAGACCCGCTTCAACTTCGGCAACCGCAACGGCTACGGGGCCTTCAGCACCGATGGCGATCCGATCGGCAATCCCGCCGGCAACAAGAACGTTTCGCTGAACTTCGCCTGGATCCAGCTCGGTGGGCTGCGCGTCGGCAAGGACGAATCGGCCTTCGATACGTTCATCGGCTACGCCGGCAACGTCATCCAGGATACGCTGGTTCCCTACGGCGACTTCGACACCAACGTCGTCCAGTACTACTTCGACGCCGGCAACGGCTTCTCGGCCGTGGTCTCGCTCGAAGAAGGTTCGGGCGTCGTCGGCACCATCGACAGCTACGTTCCGCATGTGGTCGGCGGCGTGAAGTGGACTCAAGGGTGGGGCGCCATCACCGGCGTCGTG is a window encoding:
- the dapA gene encoding 4-hydroxy-tetrahydrodipicolinate synthase, which translates into the protein MLRGSLTALVTPFEKSGRFDEKAFRAFVEWQIAEGTKGLVPVGTTGESPTLSHDEHRQVVKVCIEVAKGRVPVVAGAGSNNTEEAVGLVQYAEKAGADAALVVTPYYNKPTQRGLYEHFAAVARATRLPIIIYNIPPRSVIDMTPETMGRLRHDFKNIAGVKDATGKVERVSEQRMTCGKDFIQLSGEDASALGFNAHGGVGCISVTSNVAPRLCAEFQEATLSGDSAKALELQDRLLPLHKAIFMEPGVSGAKYALSKLGKVENVVRSPLVTVEASTAEKLDAAMKHAGLIN
- a CDS encoding lytic transglycosylase domain-containing protein, producing MPTGRPHLFALLSAVVALMPGMAIGGSVDVRVTAAIPVPEAYASGETQPSPASIAQLKSGLDALAANNIAGARNARDTLPATSLDKHILAWAIALYGGGQVPSGEIADAAKMLPGWPGTIALRKNSERALYRENPPPQIVMQAFGRSQPLTPEGVMTLARSQVALGNAAAARAVLVPFWRSEKLEAKDETAFIKEFGALIPAADHRYRMERMFYADRPDSALRVAALAGAQPMADAWAAADRGDKNTVKLLKAVPVGQRSAAYFFAETEYLRKQQKFAEAAAVLMKAPTDRDALVDPDAWWAERRVLSRELVDQGDVKTAYKIVSMHASESPASAAEAEFHAGWYALRGLNDPATAATHFSRIADMAQGPVSLSRAYYWLGRAAEVGGPGNAKDYFTRAAAYGTTFYGQLAGERVGLRTLNIAYPKPSAADRQSFEGREAVNAIKRLQEAGYDRYAETLYRDLAGQLTSPGELALLAVLAEKQGNHFMALKVGKIAAQRGIDVGALSHPLGVIPDSANISGSGKALAYAIARQESEFNIGAISSAGARGLLQLMPGTAKQLAKKAGMTFSQARLTTDAGYNATLGSAFLGEQLDRFNGSYVLTFAGYNAGPNRAAQWVAKYGDPRGRDVDAVVDWIERIPYTETRGYVQRVMENYEVYKMRISGKYDIVGDLVNGRS
- a CDS encoding alpha/beta hydrolase, whose product is MSNDDGFSDFFYAASDGLKLHARIYSETNTDGWPVVCLPGLTRNARDFHEFALYLSSKAKGPRKVIAFDYRGRGQSDYDPDITHYNVGIEAGDVLAGLSELGIAEAVFIGTSRGGLIIHVLGALKPAVLKAIVLNDIGPVIEAQGLAQIRAYLDRAPKPKTFTEAVDAQRRVHGASFPALTDADWARMVSAICRDTDAGLVPDFDPALVDTVADVDFSKPLPDLWPQFDALAAVPMLAIRGDNSKLLSAATLEAMGKRHPGMEAITVEGQGHAPFLETGNLPQEIADFLDRAEDKSK
- a CDS encoding site-specific integrase; its protein translation is MSNEAIQEGEPSGQFAVFSSQNSKFRYTYNKIREVRSYRVSELFTAYRDILWDDGRHKYNVSSFIGEIDEILLGERFSTFDQNTLDNLIGTLRQRGNSNATINRKMAALSKLLRKAHKMGDIHSLPEFRRQKERAGRIRFLERDEEARLFAAIRSRSEDAYRLSVFLVDTGCRLGEALGLIWNDIQEHRVSFWITKSGRSRTIPMTERVKEVIKLPPTTEGRRPKGPFTKLSQAQYRAIWNEAKAEVGLGADEQVVPHILRHTCASRLVQGGIDIRRVQMWLGHQTLSMTMRYAHLATNDLDGCVVVLEKPRADEAPRPAESSVFASPLTTSSPPKAARKESGPEPAKARRKSSKGK
- a CDS encoding porin yields the protein MNIKSLLLGSAAALIAVSGARAADAVTVAEPEPAEYVKICDVYGSGYFYIPGTETCLRIGGYVRYDIGVGDVGSFDGAESRDVKDGDTQDTFFKHARFALKTWTGQETELGTLKTYTETRFNFQNNNRYATFYGNPAGNGDTVSLNFAWIQLGGLRVGKDESAFNTFIGYAGNVIQDTLVPYGDFDTNVVQYYFDAGNGFSAVISLEEGAGDGTFGQYGVGTIDSYVPHVVGGVKWTQGWGAITGVIAYDSNYEEVAGKVRLDVNVNDAISLFIIGGYGTDDNYSDPTYALPAGGRGFYKQWDGNWAVWGGGTYKFNEKTSFNAQVSYDEGENLGIAANIAYDIVPGLTVTAEVDYVNAGKIGDPDTLGTNHNWTGIASGDDAIGGMLRFQRSF
- a CDS encoding GIY-YIG nuclease family protein translates to MWYVYLLESEALEGERYIGITSDLKKRIADHNAGKSSHTSKFLPWRIVTYVAFSSRAKATSFERYLKSGSGHAFASKRLW
- a CDS encoding porin codes for the protein MNIKSLLLGSAAALIAVSGARAADAVTVAEPEPAEYVKICDVYGSGYFYIPGTETCLRIGGYVRYDIGVGDVGSFDGARSFDHQDGDDQATWYKNTRFTLKTWTGQETELGTLKTYTETRFNFGNRNGYGAFSTDGDPIGNPAGNKNVSLNFAWIQLGGLRVGKDESAFDTFIGYAGNVIQDTLVPYGDFDTNVVQYYFDAGNGFSAVVSLEEGSGVVGTIDSYVPHVVGGVKWTQGWGAITGVVAYDSNYEEVAGKVRLDVNVNDQISLFGMFGYGSDDNLNDPTYAIPAGDRGFYKIWGGNWAFWAGGTYKFNEKTSFNLQVSGDQDKNYGVAANVAYDIVPGFTVTAEVDYDHFGKFDEWTADPTSTVNFTGANKKNSVGGLLRFQRSF